The proteins below are encoded in one region of Cohaesibacter intestini:
- the ggt gene encoding gamma-glutamyltransferase — protein sequence MIGKRTIIPLIVSGLLGGTSAAVAQEAMQPESTIAIAERKSVTAERYMVSAANPIASRIGADILAKGGTAIDAMVAVQLALNLVEPQSSGIGGGAFLVYWDAKEKKLTTFDGREKAPMAATPRYWFGADGKPVGWFEAVVGGRSVGVPGTLKLLDVTHQRYGKLDWASLIEPTRKLADGGFQVSQRLAGLIKASMGKRQLDRFDAAKAYFFDKDGAPLKQGHLLKNPAFAATLAEIQSQRSDHLYQGPLAEQLVAAVKTDINAGILTLDDLKAYQVVERDPVCIDYRGFDVCGMGPPSSGALTVGQILGILSNFTAEAGIAGEHLFLEAAKLAYADRGLYMADSDFVKMPEGLLDKDYLRDRSALIDPAKSMGKAQAGTPPWKEATRLSPDTQLERPGTSHVSIVDSYGNVVSLTTTIETGFGSRVMVGGFLLNNELTDFSRTPEKDGKPIANRVEGGKRPRSSMAPTIVLKHGAPVLAIGSPGGSRIINYVARPIIAILDHGMDPQDAINMPHIVNRNGKTDLEKDTSATTLGTALEAKGHEINITDLNSGLHAIQIKDGKLIGAADPRREGVALGE from the coding sequence ATGATCGGAAAACGAACAATAATCCCTCTGATCGTGTCAGGTCTGCTGGGGGGGACCAGCGCAGCCGTCGCGCAGGAAGCGATGCAGCCTGAAAGCACCATAGCCATTGCCGAGAGGAAATCGGTCACTGCCGAGCGCTATATGGTCTCCGCTGCCAATCCGATCGCCAGCCGGATTGGTGCTGACATTCTGGCCAAAGGTGGCACGGCCATCGATGCCATGGTGGCGGTTCAACTCGCTCTGAATTTGGTCGAGCCGCAGAGTTCCGGTATCGGCGGTGGGGCATTTCTTGTTTACTGGGATGCCAAAGAGAAGAAACTGACGACCTTTGATGGTCGGGAAAAAGCGCCAATGGCTGCCACGCCACGCTATTGGTTCGGTGCGGATGGCAAGCCGGTGGGCTGGTTTGAGGCCGTTGTGGGCGGTCGCTCGGTTGGTGTACCGGGGACGTTGAAACTTCTCGATGTCACTCATCAGCGCTATGGCAAACTTGACTGGGCCAGCCTGATTGAGCCGACCCGCAAGCTGGCAGACGGGGGCTTTCAGGTTTCCCAGCGGCTCGCCGGTTTGATCAAGGCCTCGATGGGCAAGCGCCAGCTTGACCGGTTCGATGCAGCCAAGGCCTATTTCTTTGATAAGGATGGCGCGCCCCTCAAACAGGGACATCTGCTCAAGAATCCGGCCTTCGCAGCCACTTTGGCCGAAATCCAGTCCCAGCGATCGGACCATCTCTATCAGGGGCCGCTGGCTGAGCAGCTTGTCGCTGCGGTCAAAACCGACATCAATGCGGGTATTTTGACACTGGACGACTTGAAAGCCTATCAGGTCGTTGAGCGAGACCCGGTCTGCATAGATTATCGTGGTTTTGATGTTTGCGGCATGGGGCCACCATCTTCCGGCGCGCTGACCGTTGGTCAGATTTTGGGAATTCTGTCCAACTTCACGGCAGAAGCCGGCATTGCAGGCGAACATCTTTTCCTTGAAGCGGCCAAGCTGGCCTATGCAGATCGCGGCCTTTATATGGCAGACAGTGACTTTGTCAAAATGCCCGAGGGCTTGCTCGACAAAGACTATTTGCGGGATCGTTCAGCGCTGATCGATCCGGCGAAAAGCATGGGGAAGGCACAGGCAGGCACGCCGCCCTGGAAAGAGGCTACACGCCTGTCGCCGGACACTCAGCTCGAACGCCCCGGCACCAGCCATGTCTCGATTGTCGATTCTTATGGCAATGTGGTCTCCCTGACCACCACCATCGAAACCGGTTTTGGCTCACGCGTCATGGTGGGTGGATTCCTGCTCAACAATGAGCTGACAGATTTTTCCCGGACACCAGAAAAGGACGGCAAGCCCATCGCCAACCGGGTGGAAGGGGGCAAGCGACCGCGTTCGTCAATGGCACCGACCATTGTTCTGAAACACGGGGCGCCAGTGCTGGCCATTGGCTCGCCGGGCGGCTCGCGCATCATCAATTATGTTGCCCGCCCGATCATCGCCATTCTCGACCATGGCATGGATCCGCAGGACGCAATCAACATGCCGCATATCGTCAACCGCAATGGCAAGACCGATTTGGAGAAGGATACGTCTGCGACCACGCTCGGTACTGCTTTGGAGGCCAAGGGGCATGAGATCAACATCACCGATCTCAATTCTGGTCTGCATGCCATTCAGATCAAGGATGGCAAACTGATCGGGGCAGCAGATCCACGTCGCGAAGGCGTCGCCCTTGGTGAGTGA
- a CDS encoding aldo/keto reductase, with protein sequence MSPIPSLTMNDGHPIPQLGFGVWNVPKEDTADVVASALKVGYRLIDGAYIYGNEAGLGAGVRQSGLSRDSVFITTKVWNSDQGKDKTRMSVERSLKAIGVDQLDLVLIHWPAPKQDLYVETWKALIGLREEGLIRSIGVSNFNADHLDRLIAETDVVPVVNQIEVNPKLQQAALCAANEARSIISQAWTPLGNGASFDEDPIRTIAERVGKSPAQVILRWHLQSGRVVIPRSSNAQRQAQNVDLFDFELTDAEMQAFKALEAGMRTGPDPLQFE encoded by the coding sequence ATGTCACCCATCCCCTCTCTCACAATGAATGATGGCCACCCTATCCCGCAGCTCGGTTTCGGTGTTTGGAATGTCCCCAAGGAGGACACGGCTGATGTCGTGGCGAGTGCTCTGAAGGTCGGCTACCGGCTGATAGACGGTGCCTATATCTATGGCAATGAGGCAGGTCTGGGCGCAGGTGTTCGCCAATCGGGACTGTCCCGAGACAGTGTTTTTATCACCACCAAGGTGTGGAACAGTGATCAGGGCAAGGACAAGACCCGAATGTCGGTCGAACGCAGCCTCAAGGCGATCGGCGTAGACCAGCTCGACCTGGTGTTGATCCATTGGCCTGCACCAAAGCAGGATTTGTATGTCGAGACCTGGAAAGCGTTGATCGGTCTGCGCGAAGAAGGACTGATCCGCTCGATCGGCGTGTCCAACTTCAATGCTGACCATCTGGACCGACTGATTGCCGAGACCGATGTCGTGCCAGTGGTCAATCAGATCGAGGTCAATCCGAAGCTTCAACAAGCCGCGCTTTGCGCTGCCAATGAGGCGCGCTCCATCATTTCGCAGGCCTGGACCCCGTTGGGAAATGGCGCTTCCTTTGATGAGGATCCGATCCGGACAATTGCCGAACGCGTGGGCAAAAGCCCCGCACAGGTCATTCTGCGTTGGCACCTGCAATCGGGCCGTGTTGTCATTCCGCGCTCGTCCAATGCTCAGCGTCAGGCGCAAAATGTCGATCTGTTCGACTTCGAACTGACAGATGCAGAGATGCAGGCGTTCAAGGCACTGGAAGCAGGGATGCGTACCGGTCCCGATCCTTTGCAGTTCGAATAG
- a CDS encoding GntR family transcriptional regulator, protein MPNDPLQAAPISLNRTAIADRVFDELQRQILSLDLKPGTKMSEADVAKAFGISRQPVRQVFFRLSRMGFLDVRPQVASRISFISENAVLQARFIRCALESKAIKVACEKLSEEDLDYFSDHIETQRKAVQDHDSDLFHTLDEDFHKEIYNRSGVGFAWDLIKEHKAHMDRVRYRSLPLNLDNAFQAHVRILEALKNRDKSEASRQMDQHLSEIFELLKNVREEFPDFFVE, encoded by the coding sequence ATGCCGAACGATCCCCTGCAAGCCGCGCCAATCTCTCTCAACCGTACCGCGATTGCGGACCGGGTGTTTGATGAATTGCAGCGCCAGATCCTGTCGCTTGACCTCAAGCCGGGCACCAAGATGTCCGAGGCGGATGTCGCGAAAGCCTTTGGAATCTCAAGACAACCGGTTCGACAGGTCTTTTTCAGACTGTCTCGAATGGGATTTCTGGATGTTCGTCCTCAGGTTGCATCGCGGATTTCCTTCATATCGGAAAATGCCGTTCTGCAAGCGCGTTTCATTCGCTGCGCGCTCGAATCAAAAGCCATCAAGGTGGCCTGCGAGAAGTTGAGTGAAGAGGACTTGGACTACTTCTCCGATCATATCGAAACGCAGCGCAAGGCTGTGCAAGATCATGATTCCGACCTTTTTCACACTCTTGATGAAGACTTTCACAAAGAAATTTACAACCGCTCCGGTGTTGGATTTGCGTGGGACCTGATCAAGGAACACAAGGCGCACATGGATCGGGTGCGCTATCGGTCCTTGCCGCTCAATCTCGACAATGCCTTTCAGGCCCATGTTCGCATACTCGAAGCGCTGAAGAATCGTGACAAGTCGGAGGCTTCGCGGCAGATGGACCAGCATCTGTCGGAAATCTTCGAGCTGCTGAAGAATGTGCGGGAGGAATTTCCGGATTTCTTTGTCGAATAG
- the uxaC gene encoding glucuronate isomerase, which produces MRKLNNDRLFPLDKETRSMARALYSSVKSLPIISPHGHTDPRWFAENEAFPNPAQLFITPDHYVFRMLGSQGVSMEDLGVPRIDGGWTETDGRKIWRLFAKHAYLLRATPSKLWLSHAFENVFGWTNWINEDNADAAYDHIAACLEKPEFRPRALFERFNIEVLSTTESPLDDLKWHRAMRDSGWQGRVVTAYRPDPVVDPHFKGFVENVETFGQLTGEDTTTWQGYLKAHRVRRAYFKEFGATSSDHGHLTARTEDLTTAEAEALFQKALKGECSAEEADIFRGAMLTEMARMSLDDGLVLQIHPGSYRNHSNPVFEKFGLDKGFDIPTRTDYVRALKPLLDAVGMEKALTIILFTLDESVYARELAPLAGVYPALRLGPAWWFHDSAEGMRRYREMTTETAGFYNTVGFNDDTRAFCSIPARHDVARRVDSAFLATLVATGRLDEDEAFEVAHDLAYRLAKQAYRL; this is translated from the coding sequence ATGCGCAAGCTCAACAATGATCGTTTGTTTCCATTGGACAAAGAGACCAGATCGATGGCTCGGGCGCTCTATAGCAGCGTCAAGTCCCTGCCGATCATCAGTCCGCATGGTCACACGGACCCGCGTTGGTTTGCCGAAAACGAAGCTTTCCCCAACCCTGCTCAACTGTTCATAACGCCTGATCACTATGTCTTCCGCATGCTTGGCTCGCAGGGGGTCTCGATGGAAGATCTGGGCGTGCCGCGTATAGATGGTGGCTGGACCGAAACGGACGGACGCAAGATTTGGCGCCTCTTTGCCAAGCACGCTTATTTACTGCGGGCAACGCCATCGAAACTATGGTTGAGCCACGCCTTCGAAAATGTCTTTGGCTGGACCAACTGGATCAACGAAGACAATGCAGATGCGGCCTATGATCATATCGCCGCCTGTCTGGAAAAACCGGAATTCCGTCCACGCGCCCTGTTCGAGCGTTTCAATATCGAAGTGCTGTCGACAACAGAGTCTCCACTTGATGACCTCAAATGGCACCGTGCCATGCGTGACAGTGGCTGGCAGGGCAGGGTGGTGACTGCCTATCGACCCGATCCGGTGGTTGATCCCCACTTCAAGGGCTTCGTTGAGAATGTCGAAACCTTCGGGCAGTTGACCGGCGAAGACACCACCACATGGCAGGGCTATCTCAAGGCCCATCGGGTCCGCCGTGCCTATTTCAAGGAGTTCGGTGCAACATCGTCCGATCATGGACATTTGACGGCACGCACCGAAGACCTCACCACGGCAGAAGCCGAAGCTCTGTTCCAGAAAGCACTCAAAGGGGAATGTTCAGCGGAGGAGGCTGACATTTTCCGGGGCGCCATGCTGACCGAGATGGCCCGTATGAGCCTTGATGATGGGCTGGTATTGCAGATTCATCCTGGCAGCTATCGCAATCACAGCAATCCGGTTTTTGAAAAATTCGGGCTCGACAAGGGGTTCGATATTCCCACCCGCACCGACTATGTTCGGGCACTGAAGCCTTTGCTTGATGCGGTCGGGATGGAAAAGGCCCTTACCATCATTCTTTTCACCCTTGATGAGAGCGTTTATGCGCGTGAGCTGGCGCCGCTTGCCGGTGTGTATCCAGCCTTGCGGCTGGGGCCTGCTTGGTGGTTCCATGACAGCGCCGAAGGGATGCGGCGCTATCGCGAAATGACGACAGAAACCGCCGGCTTCTACAATACGGTCGGTTTCAATGATGACACACGGGCTTTCTGCTCCATTCCTGCGCGCCATGACGTTGCGCGCCGGGTGGATAGTGCATTCCTCGCCACATTGGTCGCTACGGGACGGCTAGATGAGGATGAGGCTTTCGAGGTCGCACACGACCTTGCTTATCGGCTTGCAAAGCAAGCTTACCGGCTCTGA
- a CDS encoding TRAP transporter substrate-binding protein, with translation MLKSLSAALVASVAMVATASACEITLKSSDTHPDGYPTVEAVKYMGELLKERTDGRICVEVFHSAQLGEEKDTIEQTKFGVIDLNRVSFGPFNNIVEESKVVSLPYIFKGVDHMHRVVDGEIGDQILAAFEPHGYVGLTFYDGGARSFYNSVKPIKSMDDLKGMKIRVMQSDIFVDMMTALGANATPMPYGEVYSSIQTGVIDGAENNWPSYESSGHFDVAGYYTLDQHLIVPEILVMSKISWDKLSAEDQAVVRQAAKDSTPKMRELWAAREKASEEKVMAAGVKVVTDIDKAPFMSAMDSVYEKHVTSDNLKDLVKRIRATD, from the coding sequence ATGCTCAAGTCTCTGTCTGCCGCACTCGTCGCCAGCGTCGCCATGGTTGCCACAGCATCCGCATGCGAAATCACGCTGAAGTCTTCCGACACCCATCCTGATGGCTACCCAACGGTTGAAGCCGTGAAATATATGGGTGAGTTGCTCAAGGAACGCACCGACGGCCGTATCTGCGTCGAAGTCTTCCATTCCGCTCAGTTGGGTGAAGAAAAAGACACCATCGAACAGACCAAATTCGGTGTGATTGATCTGAACCGCGTCTCCTTTGGCCCATTCAACAACATCGTTGAAGAATCCAAGGTTGTCTCTTTGCCATATATCTTCAAGGGCGTGGATCACATGCACCGCGTTGTTGACGGCGAAATCGGTGATCAGATCCTCGCAGCCTTTGAGCCACACGGCTATGTTGGTTTGACCTTCTATGATGGTGGCGCACGCAGTTTCTACAACAGCGTCAAGCCAATCAAATCCATGGATGACCTCAAAGGCATGAAAATCCGCGTCATGCAGTCAGACATCTTCGTTGACATGATGACCGCTCTTGGCGCCAACGCCACCCCAATGCCATATGGTGAGGTATATTCCTCCATCCAGACCGGCGTTATTGATGGTGCTGAAAATAACTGGCCATCCTACGAGTCTTCCGGTCACTTTGATGTTGCTGGCTACTACACCCTTGATCAGCACCTGATCGTGCCGGAAATTCTCGTTATGTCGAAAATCTCCTGGGACAAACTGTCCGCTGAAGATCAGGCTGTCGTTCGTCAGGCTGCCAAGGATTCCACTCCGAAAATGCGTGAATTGTGGGCCGCTCGCGAAAAAGCATCCGAAGAAAAAGTTATGGCTGCTGGCGTAAAAGTCGTTACCGACATTGACAAGGCACCATTTATGTCTGCCATGGATTCGGTTTACGAAAAACACGTTACCTCCGATAACCTGAAAGATCTGGTCAAGCGCATTCGTGCAACCGACTGA
- a CDS encoding TRAP transporter small permease, with the protein MKSVAKVMRPLSQLSLWLAGAGLILMTVFVAAQVFVRYVLNDSIVWSEPAAVILMGWFIFLGAAVGIREGNHLSFDVLVMFIPEKAKLIFYSLSDLVVVAFGFGMAWYGAQLMIAGWHIKIPSLGFSDSVNFMPLVGGGILMVIFSIERLARRAAGLPTARFGETSIED; encoded by the coding sequence ATGAAATCCGTCGCGAAGGTGATGAGGCCACTCTCTCAACTCTCGCTTTGGCTGGCCGGTGCCGGGTTGATCCTGATGACTGTTTTTGTCGCCGCTCAGGTGTTTGTCCGCTACGTCCTCAATGACTCCATCGTTTGGAGCGAGCCTGCAGCCGTCATTCTGATGGGCTGGTTCATTTTCCTTGGCGCCGCTGTCGGCATCCGCGAAGGCAATCACCTCAGCTTTGACGTGCTGGTGATGTTCATTCCCGAGAAAGCCAAGCTCATTTTCTACAGTCTGTCCGATCTGGTTGTCGTGGCCTTCGGGTTCGGCATGGCCTGGTATGGGGCACAATTGATGATTGCGGGTTGGCACATCAAGATCCCGTCTCTGGGCTTCAGCGATTCTGTCAATTTCATGCCACTGGTCGGTGGCGGAATATTGATGGTGATTTTCTCCATTGAGCGTCTGGCCCGTAGAGCCGCCGGATTGCCGACCGCCCGTTTCGGCGAAACCAGTATCGAGGATTGA
- a CDS encoding TRAP transporter large permease, with protein sequence MEVWVLFGTFCVLLLIGTPVAFCLGVASFATILYLGIPPVVVFQRLNSGVSVFALMAIPFFIFAGEIMVRGDIARRLVGLAGGMVGHLKGGLGQVNIMASVMFGGISGSAAADATAIGGIMIPQMKERGYDVNYGVNVTVLAALIALMLPPSHNLIIYSISAGGKISIADLFTAGILPGLLLALALMVTAYWVARKRNYPTEPFAGWKALGWMFINAFPGIMLIVIIFGGVRSGIFTASESSCIAAVYAVLVTTLAYRTMKWNEFVAATNAAVRTTAMVLLVIGCAAAFGWLLAFLRIPAQLVETLRTLSDNPLVILLLINLLLLMLGTFMDMSPLIVITTPIFLPVATAFGVDPVHFGVILILNLGIGLCTPPVGTVLFVGCAVGKIPVWEVIRTIWPFYFAAFAVLMMVTYIPALSLWLPSMFH encoded by the coding sequence ATGGAAGTCTGGGTTCTTTTTGGCACATTCTGTGTGCTGCTTCTCATCGGTACCCCTGTTGCCTTCTGCCTCGGGGTCGCCTCATTTGCCACCATCCTCTATCTCGGCATTCCGCCGGTGGTGGTGTTCCAACGGCTCAATTCCGGCGTGTCCGTGTTCGCGCTGATGGCCATTCCCTTCTTCATCTTTGCCGGTGAAATCATGGTTCGGGGTGATATTGCCCGAAGGCTGGTCGGACTGGCTGGCGGTATGGTTGGCCACTTAAAGGGTGGTCTTGGTCAGGTCAACATCATGGCATCCGTCATGTTTGGTGGCATTTCCGGTTCTGCTGCGGCCGACGCCACCGCCATCGGCGGCATCATGATCCCGCAGATGAAAGAGCGCGGCTATGATGTCAATTACGGTGTCAATGTTACCGTGCTTGCGGCGCTTATCGCCCTGATGCTGCCCCCATCCCACAACCTGATCATCTATTCCATTTCTGCAGGCGGCAAGATCTCCATCGCCGACCTTTTCACCGCTGGCATTTTGCCCGGTCTGTTGCTGGCTCTGGCCCTGATGGTCACCGCCTACTGGGTTGCCAGAAAGCGCAATTATCCCACCGAGCCTTTTGCTGGTTGGAAGGCCCTTGGCTGGATGTTCATCAATGCCTTCCCTGGCATCATGTTGATCGTCATCATCTTTGGCGGTGTCCGGTCCGGTATCTTCACCGCCTCTGAAAGCTCCTGCATTGCAGCGGTTTATGCGGTTCTCGTCACCACGCTGGCCTATCGCACCATGAAGTGGAATGAGTTCGTCGCGGCCACCAATGCAGCGGTGCGGACCACGGCGATGGTGTTGCTGGTGATCGGCTGTGCCGCCGCCTTCGGCTGGCTGTTGGCCTTCCTGCGCATTCCGGCTCAGCTGGTTGAAACCCTGCGCACCCTGTCGGACAATCCGCTGGTCATCCTGCTGCTGATCAACCTGCTGCTTCTGATGCTCGGCACCTTTATGGATATGTCGCCGCTGATCGTCATCACCACGCCGATCTTCCTGCCAGTGGCCACGGCCTTCGGCGTTGATCCGGTGCATTTCGGTGTGATCCTCATTCTCAATCTTGGCATCGGCCTGTGCACACCGCCTGTTGGCACCGTGCTGTTTGTCGGATGTGCCGTCGGCAAGATTCCGGTCTGGGAAGTCATCAGAACCATTTGGCCCTTCTACTTCGCGGCCTTCGCGGTTCTGATGATGGTCACCTATATTCCGGCTCTGTCGCTCTGGTTGCCAAGCATGTTCCACTAA
- a CDS encoding cupin domain-containing protein translates to MHIQSFPEVDADKPVSRQVLADSPELMVVVFRFKEVGAEGALHSHPHVQSTFVEAGRFRFTIDGDVLEVGPGDSFVIPSLAEHGCVCLEPGTLIDSFTPRRADFL, encoded by the coding sequence ATGCATATCCAGTCCTTTCCCGAGGTTGATGCAGACAAGCCCGTCAGTCGTCAGGTGCTGGCAGACAGCCCGGAATTGATGGTGGTGGTCTTCCGCTTCAAGGAAGTCGGAGCCGAAGGGGCGCTGCATTCCCATCCCCATGTCCAATCGACCTTTGTCGAGGCGGGTCGTTTCCGTTTCACAATCGACGGGGACGTTCTTGAAGTCGGTCCGGGAGATAGTTTCGTCATTCCCTCCCTCGCGGAACATGGCTGCGTTTGTCTTGAGCCGGGCACGCTCATCGACAGTTTCACGCCGCGACGGGCCGACTTCCTTTAA
- the kduI gene encoding 5-dehydro-4-deoxy-D-glucuronate isomerase yields MLTVRTVHAVDPEAAKAYDTEKLRDRFLAEGMFKEGEIRLTYTHYDRMLVGAAVPNGGDLLLDEVKECGTKSVLDRREMAVVNIGDAGSVACGGETYAMDHGDVLYLSKGLGAITFSGMGRFYIASAPAHKVFPARLIKLEEAASVNMGAAETANERTIYQFVHPTVMESCQLVLGYTKFHGGSVWNTMPAHRHDRRMEAYCYFDMDEKTRVFHFMGEPDQTRHLVVKNEEAIFSPPWSIHCGAGTGSYTFIWAMAGDNVDYTDMDFIAMEDLR; encoded by the coding sequence ATGCTGACTGTAAGAACCGTCCACGCAGTGGACCCAGAAGCCGCCAAGGCTTATGACACCGAGAAGCTCAGAGATCGTTTCCTGGCCGAAGGCATGTTCAAGGAAGGCGAGATCCGCCTGACTTATACGCACTATGACCGGATGCTTGTCGGCGCGGCCGTGCCCAATGGCGGCGATCTGCTGCTTGATGAAGTCAAGGAATGTGGCACCAAGTCGGTCCTTGATCGCCGCGAAATGGCTGTGGTCAATATCGGGGATGCGGGCAGCGTGGCTTGCGGCGGCGAAACATATGCTATGGATCACGGCGATGTGCTCTATCTCTCCAAAGGCCTCGGCGCAATCACATTCTCCGGCATGGGCCGCTTTTACATTGCCTCCGCACCAGCGCATAAGGTCTTCCCGGCGCGCCTGATCAAGCTCGAAGAAGCTGCAAGCGTCAATATGGGTGCCGCAGAGACTGCGAACGAGCGCACCATTTACCAGTTTGTCCATCCAACCGTTATGGAAAGCTGTCAGTTGGTTCTGGGCTACACCAAATTCCACGGTGGCTCGGTCTGGAACACCATGCCAGCCCATCGGCACGATCGCCGCATGGAAGCCTATTGCTATTTCGACATGGACGAGAAGACCCGTGTCTTCCATTTCATGGGCGAGCCAGACCAGACCCGCCACCTTGTGGTGAAGAATGAAGAAGCCATCTTCTCCCCGCCATGGTCGATCCATTGCGGCGCGGGCACCGGCAGCTACACCTTCATTTGGGCGATGGCTGGCGACAATGTCGACTATACAGACATGGATTTCATTGCCATGGAAGACCTGCGCTAA